A window from Chiloscyllium punctatum isolate Juve2018m chromosome 3, sChiPun1.3, whole genome shotgun sequence encodes these proteins:
- the LOC140453999 gene encoding left-right determination factor 2-like has product MLLGCVLWPVLADGNQHHRHVEEVKAAMLRKLGLTEAPRLIKRDLENTVVPAHVRNKYISMLKLYKDKERKRRALPSLAGILRGVPGNSDTRGDILYSDPARQTLVFDMKGLIPENSEVTMAELKLFKKGVHKEDLPPRRHSRPVNNARVSVHWVRILSDGSNRTSLIDSRLVPILDSGWKMFDVTQAVHYWQNTGERVMYLEVWIEAERPGRHAAELARFVSFTSQGPADQDLRKPELVLYTLNFSEYGAAGDCGGSRTRRSGSCCRQEYFINFRELTWTQYWIIEPPGYQAFHCVGGCKQPQWPFDYGERSCAVEESASLPVMYLVKKGDYTEIEVAEFPNMIVEKCSCSMDNISMI; this is encoded by the exons ATGTTGCTCGGCTGTGTCCTGTGGCCAGTGCTAGCCGATGGGAACCAGCATCACCGACATGTCGAGGAGGTCAAAGCTGCCATGCTCAGGAAACTGGGACTGACCGAGGCTCCACGCCTCATCAAGAGAGACCTGGAGAACACTGTGGTGCCGGCCCATGTCAGGAACAAATACATCTCCATGCTGAAACTGTACAAGGACAAGGAGAGGAAGCGCAGAGCCCTGCCCAGTTTGGCTGGCATCTTACGGGGGGTGCCAGGAAATTCCG ATACAAGGGGAGACATACTCTATTCAGACCCTGCCAGGCAGACACTGGTCTTTGATATGAAGGGGCTGATCCCGGAGAACAGCGAGGTGACCATGGCAGAGCTCAAGCTCTTCAAGAAAGGCGTTCACAAGGAAGATCTGCCCCCCAGGAGGCACAGTCGGCCGGTCAACAACGCCAGGGTCAGTGTGCACTGGGTCAGGATTCTATCGGATGGCAGCAACAGGACCTCACTCATAGACTCCAG GCTGGTCCCCATTCTCGACTCTGGCTGGAAAATGTTCGACGTCACCCAGGCTGTACACTACTGGCAGAACACTGGGGAGAGGGTGATGTACCTAGAGGTCTGGATAGAAGCTGAGCGACCAGGAAGGCATGCAGCTGAGCTGGCCAGGTTCGTCTCCTTCACCTCCCAGGGGCCAGCTGACCAGGACCTGCGAAAGCCTGAGCTTGTCCTCTACACCCTCAACTTCAGCGAGTATGG AGCTGCTGGGGACTGTGGTGGAAGCCGGACCCGAAGGAGTGGATCCTGCTGTAGGCAGGAATACTTCATCAACTTCAGGGAGCTGACCTGGACCCAGTACTGGATCATCGAGCCCCCTGGTTACCAGGCCTTCCACTGTGTGGGGGGCTGCAAGCAGCCACAGTGGCCCTTCGACTACGGAGAGAGGAGCTGCGCAGTGGAGGAGAGTGCCTCGCTGCCTGTGATGTACCTGGTGAAGAAAGGAGACTACACAGAGATCGAAGTGGCTGAGTTCCCCAACATGATCGTTGAGAAATGCAGCTGCTCTATGGATAATATCTCAATGATATAA